In one window of Mytilus galloprovincialis chromosome 6, xbMytGall1.hap1.1, whole genome shotgun sequence DNA:
- the LOC143079519 gene encoding monocarboxylate transporter 10-like isoform X3 produces MDKISKGEKNEGTNLNRKKVDEPITAKPPDGGWGWVVVFSSLMCNILVDGIGLAYGVLLPKFAEYFQTSKSKVSLVGSLLIGMYLCAGITNTIGRLLSGMIANLKNVDALVVNNIALLIASVTLFLQPLCTVYPALVAFSVIFGLSVAAFISLTSIILCDLLGLHRLANAFGLLTLARGIAGIAGPPAAGAVFQATGNYDASFYFGGGMFFVGALLHLMLHLPFIKRRNDAGKPEAVVKETYEEDEEC; encoded by the exons ATGGATAAAATCTCTAAAGGAGAGAAGAATGAAGGAACAAATCTGAATAGAAAAAAAGTAGACGAACCTATAACTGCTAAGCCTCCGGACGGAGGATGGGGTTGGGTCGTGGTGTTCAGTTCACTGATGTGCAACATTCTAGTAGATGGTATAGGACTTGCCTATGGTGTACTGTTACCTAAATTTGCAGAATACTTCCAGACCTCCAAGAGTAAAGTATCCCTGGTTGGATCGTTGCTGATAGGAATGTATTTATGTGCAG GCATAACTAATACAATTGGACGACTTCTGTCAGGAATGATAGCCAATCTGAAGAACGTGGATGCTTTAGTTGTAAATAATATAGCCCTTTTGATAGCATCTGTGACTTTATTTCTGCAGCCACTGTGTACAGTATATCCTGCACTGGTAGCCTTCAGTGTCATATTCGGTTTGAGTGTAG CTGCATTTATATCTTTAACATCTATCATACTGTGTGATTTACTGGGACTACATCGACTTGCTAATGCTTTTGGTCTGTTAACTCTTGCTCGTGGAATAGCTGGCATAGCAGGACCACCAGCAGCAG GAGCTGTTTTTCAAGCTACTGGAAATTACGATGCCTCGTTCTATTTTGGTGGTGGAATGTTTTTCGTTGGAGCATTATTACATTTAATGTTACATTTACCTTTTATAAAACGTCGTAACGACGCTGGCAAACCGGAAGCAGTTGTAAAAGAGACATACGAGGAAGACGAAGAATGctaa
- the LOC143079519 gene encoding monocarboxylate transporter 14-like isoform X1, producing MDKISKGEKNEGTNLNRKKVDEPITAKPPDGGWGWVVVFSSLMCNILVDGIGLAYGVLLPKFAEYFQTSKSKVSLVGSLLIGMYLCAGPIVSALVNKFGCRPVTIAGSIVAAVGFIVGSFSPNLDVLILTYGVIGGFGFGMVYLPSIVSVGYYFDKRRPLATGIAVCGSGIGTFIFSPLLEYLSEVYDWRNLLRIMAGIILNGAVCGMLMRPIKSTNNRNMLESSSDISSDSGIKLDKKRLDSSSDANSDVTKFDEKKPEIETDIYSDTVNEEFSKEGIHIREVQPFIQVERNQNVHRINRRSSSLNDLSQFQRSEHIAYRDRMKQVKVHDIIYSGSMLYIPQFHSHPNLLHAHSVYSIQSTYSQRVTFWDRCTCLPDSVLKIFKEMLDFSLLLNIPFLLLCIGNIFACTGFFIPFYFLVDRALILGISNTQAAFLLSIIGITNTIGRLLSGMIANLKNVDALVVNNIALLIASVTLFLQPLCTVYPALVAFSVIFGLSVAAFISLTSIILCDLLGLHRLANAFGLLTLARGIAGIAGPPAAGAVFQATGNYDASFYFGGGMFFVGALLHLMLHLPFIKRRNDAGKPEAVVKETYEEDEEC from the exons ATGGATAAAATCTCTAAAGGAGAGAAGAATGAAGGAACAAATCTGAATAGAAAAAAAGTAGACGAACCTATAACTGCTAAGCCTCCGGACGGAGGATGGGGTTGGGTCGTGGTGTTCAGTTCACTGATGTGCAACATTCTAGTAGATGGTATAGGACTTGCCTATGGTGTACTGTTACCTAAATTTGCAGAATACTTCCAGACCTCCAAGAGTAAAGTATCCCTGGTTGGATCGTTGCTGATAGGAATGTATTTATGTGCAG GTCCAATAGTCAGTGCGTTGGTGAACAAGTTTGGATGTCGTCCTGTTACAATCGCAGGAAGTATAGTTGCTGCCGTTGGTTTTATTGTCGGATCATTCAGTCCAAATCTTGATGTACTTATTTTGACATATGGTGTTATCGGAG GGTTCGGTTTTGGAATGGTGTACCTACCCTCAATTGTAAGTGTGGGGTATTACTTTGACAAAAGGCGCCCTCTTGCAACAGGTATTGCCGTGTGTGGTTCCGGGATAGGTACTTTCATATTCTCACCGTTATTGGAATATTTGTCAGAAGTTTACGACTGGCGAAACTTGCTACGAATTATGGCTGGAATAATCCTAAATGGGGCAGTTTGTGGGATGTTGATGAGACCAATTAAATCTACGAATAACCGAAATATGTTGGAAAGTTCATCAGATATTAGCTCAGATTCAGGAATTAAACTTGACAAGAAAAGGCTTGACTCAAGTTCTGATGCTAACTCCGATGTAACGAAATTCGACGAGAAAAAACCTGAAATCGAAACAGACATCTATAGTGATACTGTAAACGAAGAGTTTTCTAAAGAAGGAATTCACATTCGGGAAGTCCAACCCTTTATTCAGGTTGAACGGAATCAAAATGTTCATCGGATAAATAGACGATCAAGTTCATTGAATGATTTATCACAGTTTCAGAGGTCTGAACACATCGCTTATCGCGATCGAATGAAGCAAGTTAAAGTACATGACATTATATACAGTGGTAGTATGTTGTACATTCCACAGTTCCACTCACATCCGAATCTTTTACATGCACATTCAGTATATTCGATCCAATCAACGTACTCACAAAGAGTCACATTCTGGGACAGATGTACTTGTTTGCCAGACTCAGTTCTTAAGATATTTAAAGAAATGTTAGATTTCTCTTTATTACTCAACATTCCTTTTTTATTGCTTTGTATCGGAAATATATTTGCATGTACTGGATTTTTTATTCCATTTTATTTCCTAGTCGATAGAGCACTTATATTGGGAATATCGAATACACAGGCAGCTTTTCTTCTTTCTATAATTG GCATAACTAATACAATTGGACGACTTCTGTCAGGAATGATAGCCAATCTGAAGAACGTGGATGCTTTAGTTGTAAATAATATAGCCCTTTTGATAGCATCTGTGACTTTATTTCTGCAGCCACTGTGTACAGTATATCCTGCACTGGTAGCCTTCAGTGTCATATTCGGTTTGAGTGTAG CTGCATTTATATCTTTAACATCTATCATACTGTGTGATTTACTGGGACTACATCGACTTGCTAATGCTTTTGGTCTGTTAACTCTTGCTCGTGGAATAGCTGGCATAGCAGGACCACCAGCAGCAG GAGCTGTTTTTCAAGCTACTGGAAATTACGATGCCTCGTTCTATTTTGGTGGTGGAATGTTTTTCGTTGGAGCATTATTACATTTAATGTTACATTTACCTTTTATAAAACGTCGTAACGACGCTGGCAAACCGGAAGCAGTTGTAAAAGAGACATACGAGGAAGACGAAGAATGctaa
- the LOC143079519 gene encoding monocarboxylate transporter 14-like isoform X2 has product MDKISKGEKNEGTNLNRKKVDEPITAKPPDGGWGWVVVFSSLMCNILVDGIGLAYGVLLPKFAEYFQTSKSKVSLVGSLLIGMYLCAGPIVSALVNKFGCRPVTIAGSIVAAVGFIVGSFSPNLDVLILTYGVIGGFGFGMVYLPSIVSVGYYFDKRRPLATGIAVCGSGIGTFIFSPLLEYLSEVYDWRNLLRIMAGIILNGAVCGMLMRPIKSTNNRNMLESSSDISSDSGIKLDKKRLDSSSDANSDVTKFDEKKPEIETDIYSDTVNEEFSKEGIHIREVQPFIQVERNQNVHRINRRSSSLNDLSQFQRSEHIAYRDRMKQVKVHDIIYSGSMLYIPQFHSHPNLLHAHSVYSIQSTYSQRVTFWDRCTCLPDSVLKIFKEMHN; this is encoded by the exons ATGGATAAAATCTCTAAAGGAGAGAAGAATGAAGGAACAAATCTGAATAGAAAAAAAGTAGACGAACCTATAACTGCTAAGCCTCCGGACGGAGGATGGGGTTGGGTCGTGGTGTTCAGTTCACTGATGTGCAACATTCTAGTAGATGGTATAGGACTTGCCTATGGTGTACTGTTACCTAAATTTGCAGAATACTTCCAGACCTCCAAGAGTAAAGTATCCCTGGTTGGATCGTTGCTGATAGGAATGTATTTATGTGCAG GTCCAATAGTCAGTGCGTTGGTGAACAAGTTTGGATGTCGTCCTGTTACAATCGCAGGAAGTATAGTTGCTGCCGTTGGTTTTATTGTCGGATCATTCAGTCCAAATCTTGATGTACTTATTTTGACATATGGTGTTATCGGAG GGTTCGGTTTTGGAATGGTGTACCTACCCTCAATTGTAAGTGTGGGGTATTACTTTGACAAAAGGCGCCCTCTTGCAACAGGTATTGCCGTGTGTGGTTCCGGGATAGGTACTTTCATATTCTCACCGTTATTGGAATATTTGTCAGAAGTTTACGACTGGCGAAACTTGCTACGAATTATGGCTGGAATAATCCTAAATGGGGCAGTTTGTGGGATGTTGATGAGACCAATTAAATCTACGAATAACCGAAATATGTTGGAAAGTTCATCAGATATTAGCTCAGATTCAGGAATTAAACTTGACAAGAAAAGGCTTGACTCAAGTTCTGATGCTAACTCCGATGTAACGAAATTCGACGAGAAAAAACCTGAAATCGAAACAGACATCTATAGTGATACTGTAAACGAAGAGTTTTCTAAAGAAGGAATTCACATTCGGGAAGTCCAACCCTTTATTCAGGTTGAACGGAATCAAAATGTTCATCGGATAAATAGACGATCAAGTTCATTGAATGATTTATCACAGTTTCAGAGGTCTGAACACATCGCTTATCGCGATCGAATGAAGCAAGTTAAAGTACATGACATTATATACAGTGGTAGTATGTTGTACATTCCACAGTTCCACTCACATCCGAATCTTTTACATGCACATTCAGTATATTCGATCCAATCAACGTACTCACAAAGAGTCACATTCTGGGACAGATGTACTTGTTTGCCAGACTCAGTTCTTAAGATATTTAAAGAAAT GCATAACTAA